The following are encoded together in the Flavobacterium sp. TR2 genome:
- a CDS encoding polyamine aminopropyltransferase: MGKKFLRFEFLLLFAVFIIATCGLIYELVAGTLASYLLGDSVKQFSFIIGVYLFSMGIGSFFSKFFNKNLLNTFVEIEILVGLIGGLSSVVLFLLFESVGSFQFILYLFVFVTGFLVGLEIPLLMNILKDRVEFKDLVSNVFTFDYIGALLASILFPLVLVPKLGIMGTSLFFGMINVSIAIALCFLLKRELRKPSLLRAKAIFSFVLLLAVFIFSNDILAYSEGKLYGENIIYTNSTPYQRIVLTHNKSDYRLYLNNNLQFSSADEYRYHEALVHPVMSMAKSVKNVLVLGGGDGLAVREILKYKDVQKVTLVDLDAGMTKLFKTNSVLTNFNQNSLNNPKVTVINTDAYIWAKNNKEKYDVAIIDFPDPSNYSLGKLYSLNFYQTIKTILQPDAAVVIQTTSPYFAPKSFWCINKTVMQVFPQVDAYHAYVPSFGEWGYTIAINGFGTTFNTVNRKAEGLKFYNYQFDRFNYFTNDMISNQIEINRLDNQILVRYFDEEWGKLQ, encoded by the coding sequence ATGGGTAAAAAGTTTCTTAGGTTTGAATTTCTTTTACTCTTTGCCGTATTTATAATTGCTACCTGCGGACTTATTTATGAGTTGGTTGCGGGAACTTTGGCGAGTTATTTATTGGGCGATTCGGTAAAACAATTTTCATTTATTATTGGCGTATACCTGTTTTCGATGGGTATAGGCTCGTTTTTTTCGAAGTTTTTCAATAAGAATCTGCTTAATACTTTTGTAGAAATCGAAATTCTGGTTGGACTTATTGGAGGTCTGAGTTCGGTAGTTTTGTTTCTGCTGTTTGAAAGTGTAGGTTCGTTTCAATTCATTTTATACCTATTTGTTTTCGTAACTGGATTTTTGGTCGGTTTGGAGATTCCGCTTTTAATGAATATTTTAAAAGATAGAGTTGAGTTTAAAGATCTGGTTTCGAATGTTTTTACCTTTGATTATATCGGAGCGCTTTTGGCTTCTATTTTGTTTCCGTTGGTTTTAGTGCCAAAATTGGGCATTATGGGAACTTCTCTTTTCTTCGGAATGATTAACGTGAGCATTGCTATTGCTTTATGTTTTTTGTTAAAGAGAGAATTAAGAAAACCTTCTTTACTTAGAGCAAAAGCCATCTTCTCTTTTGTGCTGCTACTGGCAGTTTTTATTTTTTCGAATGATATTCTCGCCTATTCGGAAGGGAAATTGTACGGAGAAAATATTATTTACACCAATTCGACACCTTACCAGCGTATCGTTTTAACGCATAATAAGAGCGATTACAGGCTTTATTTAAACAATAACCTGCAATTCAGTTCTGCAGACGAATACCGTTATCACGAAGCTCTTGTGCATCCCGTCATGTCGATGGCAAAAAGCGTCAAAAACGTTTTGGTTTTGGGTGGAGGAGACGGTTTGGCAGTTCGCGAAATCTTGAAATACAAAGACGTTCAGAAAGTGACTTTGGTCGATTTGGACGCCGGAATGACGAAGCTGTTCAAAACCAATTCGGTTCTGACCAATTTTAATCAAAACTCTTTGAACAATCCTAAAGTTACCGTAATCAATACTGATGCTTATATTTGGGCGAAAAATAATAAAGAGAAATACGATGTGGCAATCATCGATTTCCCAGATCCGTCCAATTATAGTTTGGGGAAATTGTATTCGCTTAATTTTTATCAAACCATAAAAACCATTTTACAGCCAGATGCAGCGGTGGTCATACAAACTACTTCGCCTTATTTTGCGCCTAAATCCTTTTGGTGCATCAACAAAACTGTCATGCAGGTTTTTCCGCAGGTAGATGCGTATCACGCGTACGTTCCTTCGTTTGGAGAATGGGGCTACACGATTGCCATAAATGGTTTTGGAACCACTTTTAATACGGTAAACCGAAAAGCAGAAGGATTGAAATTTTATAATTATCAATTCGACCGATTCAATTATTTTACAAATGATATGATTTCGAACCAAATCGAAATCAATCGTTTAGACAACCAGATTTTAGTGCGCTATTTTGATGAAGAGTGGGGAAAACTGCAATAA
- a CDS encoding asparaginase yields MSSKAKILLVYTGGTIGMSKDFETGALKAFNFGKLIQKIPEIKQLDCEIESISFEHPIDSSNMNPEMWTRIATIIEENYNAYDGFVVLHGSDTMSYSASALSFMLENLAKPVVFTGSQLPIGDLRTDAKENLITAIQIASLLEDGKPVITEVCLYFEYKLYRGNRTSKVNAEHFRAFTAPNYPELVESGVHLKLNRHLFLPVNKDAELIVHKNLNNHVAIIKMFPGMSEIVLASILETKGLRGIILETYGSGNAPTEDWFLNLIEKAIKSGMHVVNVTQCSGGSVNMGQYETSTALKSLGVISGKDITTEAAITKLMYLLGHNIPQNEFKDIFETALRGEIS; encoded by the coding sequence ATGTCATCTAAAGCAAAAATATTATTGGTTTATACCGGAGGAACCATCGGTATGAGCAAAGATTTTGAAACGGGAGCGCTTAAAGCCTTCAATTTTGGCAAACTCATACAGAAGATTCCCGAAATCAAACAATTGGATTGTGAAATCGAATCCATTTCGTTCGAACATCCAATAGATTCTTCCAATATGAATCCCGAAATGTGGACGAGGATTGCCACTATTATCGAGGAAAACTATAACGCTTACGATGGGTTTGTCGTGCTGCATGGATCAGATACCATGTCATATTCGGCTTCGGCATTGAGTTTTATGCTCGAGAATTTAGCAAAACCAGTTGTATTTACAGGTTCGCAATTGCCAATTGGAGATTTGCGCACCGATGCCAAAGAAAACCTGATTACAGCAATTCAGATCGCCTCACTTTTAGAAGACGGAAAACCTGTTATTACAGAAGTCTGCCTATATTTTGAATACAAATTGTATCGCGGAAACCGAACTTCAAAAGTAAATGCAGAACATTTTAGAGCTTTTACAGCGCCAAACTACCCAGAATTAGTAGAATCGGGAGTTCATTTAAAATTAAACAGACACTTATTTCTTCCTGTAAATAAAGATGCAGAATTGATCGTTCATAAAAATTTGAACAATCACGTTGCTATCATCAAAATGTTTCCTGGAATGAGCGAAATTGTTTTGGCTTCAATCCTTGAAACGAAAGGTTTAAGAGGAATTATTCTGGAAACCTATGGTTCTGGAAATGCCCCAACAGAAGATTGGTTTTTAAACTTAATCGAAAAAGCCATCAAATCGGGAATGCACGTAGTGAATGTAACCCAGTGTTCTGGCGGAAGCGTAAACATGGGACAATATGAGACCAGCACTGCTTTGAAATCGTTAGGAGTTATTTCTGGAAAAGACATTACAACAGAAGCCGCAATTACCAAATTGATGTATCTGCTTGGACATAATATCCCGCAAAACGAGTTTAAAGATATTTTTGAAACGGCACTTCGCGGGGAAATATCCTAA
- a CDS encoding nitrilase family protein, with translation MKNLKIAAAQFENKSGDKNYNLSVIENLSRKASEEGCDVISFHECSITGYTFARNLSTEQMLDLAELIPNGESILKLVEIAQKNNIVILAGLFEKDENNNLFKAYVCVDKNGLVAKYRKLHPFINPYLTAGDRYCIFEIEGWKCGILICYDNNIIENVRATKLLGADIIFMPHVTMCTPSTRPGAGFVSSDLWKNRETDPTSLRLEFNGMKGRDWLMKWLPARAYDNAIYAIFSNPIGMDDDQLKNGCSMIIDPFGDILAECNTFDDSFATAIITPEKCNLAGGSRYIKARRPELYRDIIGQNHQSEQNVVWLDSDKKSIN, from the coding sequence ATGAAAAATCTAAAAATAGCTGCAGCCCAGTTTGAAAACAAGAGCGGCGATAAAAACTATAATCTATCTGTAATCGAAAACTTATCGCGAAAAGCATCAGAAGAAGGCTGTGATGTGATTTCGTTTCATGAATGCTCTATAACAGGGTATACATTTGCAAGAAATTTATCAACAGAACAAATGCTGGACTTGGCAGAATTAATTCCGAACGGAGAAAGCATTTTAAAACTGGTTGAAATTGCCCAAAAAAATAATATTGTAATACTGGCCGGGCTCTTCGAAAAAGATGAGAACAACAACCTTTTTAAAGCATATGTTTGCGTAGATAAAAACGGCCTAGTGGCGAAGTACCGAAAATTGCATCCGTTTATAAATCCATATTTGACAGCGGGAGACCGTTATTGCATTTTTGAAATTGAGGGCTGGAAATGCGGTATTTTAATCTGTTATGACAATAATATTATAGAAAATGTTCGTGCTACAAAACTTTTAGGTGCCGACATTATTTTTATGCCGCACGTAACCATGTGCACGCCTTCTACCCGACCTGGAGCTGGTTTTGTATCCTCAGATCTTTGGAAAAACCGAGAAACCGATCCAACTTCTTTACGCTTAGAATTTAACGGAATGAAAGGCAGAGATTGGCTGATGAAATGGCTGCCGGCAAGAGCTTACGACAATGCTATTTATGCCATATTTTCGAATCCAATTGGCATGGATGACGATCAATTAAAAAACGGCTGTTCTATGATTATAGATCCTTTTGGAGATATTCTGGCAGAATGCAACACTTTTGACGATTCTTTTGCAACAGCAATAATTACCCCTGAAAAGTGCAATCTTGCAGGCGGAAGCAGGTACATAAAAGCTAGAAGACCAGAATTGTACAGAGATATTATTGGTCAAAACCATCAATCAGAACAGAATGTGGTTTGGTTAGACTCTGATAAAAAAAGCATAAATTAA
- a CDS encoding MFS transporter, with product MFKALKSKNFKLFFYGQSVSVIGTWMQKTAVSWMVYSITGSVFLLGLATFLSMIPSLFLAPLAGSIIGRYDRHRAMMVLQSLAMLQAGTLALLIYLKIYNINFILALSLIQGIINAFDMTCRQTMMIDIVDRKEDLPNAVALNSTMNNFARIAGPALAGIILHQYGEDICFIGNFVSYVPVLISLLMMKITPHIKAENKLNMLDDLIEGLDYVKKETEMARMLLMLTCSSLFVISFNTLMPVFAKDIFSGNAETFSWFESAAGIGSVLSAIYLANLKSAENMGKLMIAASLLLGFSIIILAVSSSITIALICMTLSGIGMMGQTSSINIYIQTHSIVSMRSRSISYYMMAYQGMIPVGSLIIGYVSHSLGVRATVAIQGIICILSVLVYVYYKKHKASDELESCPVTYKNSKF from the coding sequence ATGTTTAAGGCGTTAAAATCAAAAAATTTCAAGTTATTTTTCTACGGTCAATCCGTATCAGTTATCGGAACCTGGATGCAGAAGACAGCCGTAAGCTGGATGGTTTACAGCATCACGGGATCGGTATTTTTATTAGGTTTGGCCACATTTTTAAGCATGATTCCGTCTTTGTTTCTAGCGCCTCTTGCAGGAAGCATTATCGGACGTTACGACAGACACCGCGCCATGATGGTATTGCAATCTTTAGCCATGCTGCAGGCTGGAACTTTGGCTCTGCTTATTTATCTCAAAATTTATAATATCAATTTTATTCTGGCATTAAGCCTTATTCAGGGAATCATAAATGCCTTTGATATGACGTGCCGTCAAACCATGATGATTGACATTGTTGACCGTAAAGAAGATCTTCCAAATGCCGTTGCGCTTAACTCTACCATGAATAATTTTGCCCGAATTGCAGGTCCTGCGCTTGCCGGAATTATTCTGCACCAATATGGAGAGGATATTTGTTTCATCGGGAATTTTGTGAGTTATGTTCCTGTTTTGATTTCACTCTTGATGATGAAGATTACACCGCATATTAAAGCCGAAAACAAATTGAATATGCTGGACGATCTTATTGAAGGTTTAGATTATGTAAAGAAAGAAACCGAAATGGCAAGAATGCTCTTAATGTTAACCTGCAGCAGTTTGTTTGTAATTTCTTTTAATACTTTGATGCCTGTTTTTGCGAAAGATATTTTTAGCGGAAACGCTGAAACTTTCAGCTGGTTTGAAAGCGCTGCAGGAATTGGCTCTGTTCTCTCTGCTATTTATTTGGCCAATCTAAAATCGGCTGAAAATATGGGGAAATTGATGATTGCTGCCAGTCTATTGCTAGGGTTCAGCATTATTATTCTGGCAGTTTCGAGCAGCATTACCATTGCACTAATCTGCATGACTCTCAGCGGAATCGGAATGATGGGACAAACTTCATCAATCAACATTTACATTCAGACGCACAGTATTGTCAGTATGCGTTCTAGAAGCATCAGCTACTATATGATGGCCTATCAAGGAATGATTCCTGTGGGAAGTTTGATCATTGGATATGTTTCCCACTCGCTAGGCGTAAGAGCAACAGTTGCTATTCAAGGAATTATCTGTATTCTTTCTGTTTTGGTTTATGTGTATTACAAAAAACACAAAGCTTCTGATGAATTGGAAAGCTGCCCGGTTACGTATAAAAATTCTAAGTTTTAA
- a CDS encoding transposase, producing the protein MSQKFKNKYRIPSSRLQNWDYGANGAYFITICTKNRECYFGDIIDSKLEASELGILAEKYWLDIPEHFPYVELGNFVIMPNHVHGILIIDKNASVSVETQLIASLPETIYKTGGFAGDKNPMLQDNISRIIRWYKGRCSFEMKKIYADFGWQPRFHDHIIRNEKSFETIQNYIQNNPLNWDKDKFYGK; encoded by the coding sequence ATGTCTCAAAAGTTTAAAAATAAATATCGAATTCCATCTTCGCGATTGCAAAATTGGGATTATGGTGCAAATGGAGCCTATTTTATAACTATTTGTACTAAAAATAGGGAATGTTATTTTGGAGATATTATTGATTCTAAATTGGAGGCATCGGAATTGGGAATATTGGCAGAAAAATATTGGTTAGATATTCCAGAACATTTTCCGTATGTCGAATTGGGTAATTTTGTAATTATGCCAAATCACGTTCATGGGATTTTAATTATCGATAAAAACGCATCGGTTTCCGTAGAGACGCAATTAATTGCGTCTCTACCCGAAACAATATATAAAACAGGTGGTTTTGCTGGGGATAAAAATCCTATGTTGCAGGATAATATTTCGAGAATTATAAGATGGTATAAAGGAAGATGTTCTTTTGAGATGAAAAAAATATATGCAGATTTTGGTTGGCAACCGCGTTTTCATGATCATATCATTAGAAATGAAAAATCTTTTGAAACCATACAAAATTATATACAGAACAATCCGTTGAATTGGGATAAAGACAAATTTTATGGAAAATAA
- a CDS encoding S-adenosylmethionine decarboxylase family protein has protein sequence MDLPPYSPGLHKLVTLYVDEISKLTNSKGFVAVTNSILEKYELEKVGVVVHDFENESFTISYCLKESHICIHTWPEYNQLTLDVYLCNYLQDNSHKVRAVMADYVDYFEAEIIKDFEINR, from the coding sequence ATGGATTTACCTCCTTATTCGCCAGGATTGCATAAACTGGTTACGCTATATGTCGACGAAATTTCTAAGCTTACCAATAGCAAAGGCTTTGTCGCAGTTACCAATTCTATTTTAGAAAAATATGAACTTGAGAAGGTTGGCGTTGTGGTGCATGATTTCGAGAACGAAAGTTTTACAATTTCGTACTGCCTGAAAGAATCTCATATTTGTATACACACTTGGCCAGAATACAATCAGTTGACTTTGGATGTTTATTTGTGTAATTACCTTCAGGATAACTCGCATAAGGTACGCGCGGTTATGGCCGATTACGTTGATTATTTTGAAGCAGAAATTATTAAAGATTTTGAAATTAACCGATAA
- a CDS encoding NAD(P)/FAD-dependent oxidoreductase, protein MKSGENCNKSRRSFLKVVGAALIAVPFLQFCSDKIAVMMIRLSGTKHILGHRLWIKDFPKPIKQIQIPYLIVGGGISGLSAARQFHKKGISDFLMVELENHLGGNSSNGENKYSKYPLGAHYLPLPNFEDKELLRFLEEEKIILGYNEKGFPIFDELQLTFAPDERLFYKNNWQEGVVPKEGNLVSDDLEFEQFFKKMDAFRTAKGQDQKYLFDIPLYLSSSDSKTRALDKITMKQWFKDNHFTSEPLFNYIDYCCKDDFGLGIDYVSAWAGIHYFAGRKQNSTPEKQDSVLTWAEGNSRLAHHLKKYTKGQSLKNHLVYEVKVANNKVIAKVFDAVNKTSVEIIADKAIMASPQFVNQYLIKDRKTFTKDFHYTPWLLATLIVNDLSDDFSFPLSWDNVIYDAKGLGYVYDQHQTVNQVQDKKVITYYYSFSSADLKKTRKELYKKDKEYWKQFVLDDLKLAHPNIEECTEDLEVFILGHGMISPAPGFIFGESKKQAKQNIQNSIYFAHSDLSGISIFEEAFHQGINVVNEIVDGTTVDS, encoded by the coding sequence ATGAAGAGTGGGGAAAACTGCAATAAATCCAGAAGGAGTTTTTTAAAAGTAGTTGGTGCAGCTTTAATTGCGGTTCCATTTCTGCAGTTTTGTTCCGATAAGATTGCGGTAATGATGATTCGTTTATCAGGTACAAAACATATTCTTGGCCATCGTTTATGGATAAAAGATTTTCCAAAACCGATAAAACAAATCCAGATTCCATATTTAATTGTCGGCGGCGGAATTTCAGGTTTAAGCGCGGCACGCCAATTTCATAAAAAAGGAATTTCAGATTTTCTGATGGTGGAATTAGAAAATCATTTGGGCGGAAATTCTTCCAACGGAGAAAACAAATATTCCAAATATCCTTTGGGAGCGCATTATTTGCCATTGCCCAATTTTGAGGATAAAGAATTGCTTCGTTTTCTGGAAGAAGAAAAAATAATTTTGGGTTATAACGAAAAAGGTTTCCCAATTTTTGATGAATTGCAATTGACTTTTGCTCCAGACGAACGTTTGTTTTACAAAAATAATTGGCAGGAAGGCGTAGTTCCAAAAGAAGGAAATTTAGTTTCAGACGATTTGGAATTTGAGCAATTCTTCAAAAAAATGGATGCTTTTAGAACTGCCAAAGGCCAAGATCAGAAGTATTTGTTTGATATTCCGCTTTACCTTTCTTCATCAGATTCAAAGACCAGAGCTTTGGATAAAATTACCATGAAGCAATGGTTCAAAGACAACCATTTTACTTCAGAACCTTTGTTTAATTATATCGATTATTGCTGTAAAGACGATTTTGGTTTGGGAATCGACTATGTTTCGGCTTGGGCAGGAATACATTATTTTGCTGGAAGAAAGCAAAATAGTACGCCCGAAAAACAGGACAGCGTTTTAACGTGGGCCGAAGGAAATTCGCGTTTAGCCCATCATTTGAAAAAATATACGAAAGGCCAATCGTTAAAAAATCATTTGGTTTATGAAGTCAAAGTAGCCAATAATAAAGTTATTGCAAAAGTTTTTGATGCTGTAAACAAAACCTCAGTTGAAATTATTGCCGATAAAGCCATAATGGCCTCTCCGCAGTTTGTAAATCAGTATTTAATAAAAGACAGAAAAACATTTACCAAAGACTTTCATTATACGCCTTGGCTTTTGGCAACGCTGATTGTAAATGATTTATCAGATGATTTTAGTTTTCCGCTTTCTTGGGACAATGTGATTTATGATGCAAAAGGTTTAGGATATGTTTACGATCAGCATCAGACCGTGAATCAGGTTCAGGACAAAAAGGTCATTACGTATTATTATAGTTTTTCGTCTGCCGATTTAAAGAAAACGAGAAAAGAGCTTTACAAAAAAGACAAAGAATATTGGAAACAGTTTGTTCTTGATGACTTAAAATTGGCTCACCCCAATATTGAAGAGTGTACAGAAGATCTGGAAGTTTTTATTTTAGGTCACGGAATGATTTCGCCGGCGCCAGGTTTTATTTTTGGAGAATCAAAAAAACAGGCCAAACAGAATATTCAAAATTCTATTTATTTTGCGCATAGCGATTTATCTGGAATCTCGATTTTTGAAGAAGCTTTTCACCAAGGAATTAATGTTGTAAATGAAATTGTAGATGGAACAACCGTGGATTCATAA
- a CDS encoding DUF4178 domain-containing protein → MKIPCYDCNTETELEVGFEVINFVCPVCQSLYVRDKEGQFRRRSKYKNVLRDYPLEIGDIGFLKGSNYKVTGLLKKKVHPNFTWTEFILQNEAKEFLYLSLSNGHWMMLTEMENIAELKGGVTILDHDGIDYDLFEHSDAEIIDAQGFFDFELPQNKYIHLAEFINPPNIISIERMNNVQSAFHGEYVPKSVIQKAFPKRTMPYQFGVNMIQPSRFDLRNTAIIFCLFALLIITANWYIYKDQVEQNVFNSKIKFSEFDNKEITSPSFVLKGASAPMTISVSTEVSNSWANINIALINEDNGDEIYANKDIEYYHGYSDGESWTEGSQYEKFNICGVKGGKYHLLITPMKAPEDLTNSEMNVNVVWNQPSSRNLGLVILAMVIIYFIIRYFRNQFEKERWADSSYSTYE, encoded by the coding sequence ATGAAGATTCCTTGTTACGATTGTAATACAGAAACCGAGTTAGAGGTTGGTTTTGAAGTTATCAATTTTGTTTGCCCGGTTTGTCAGAGTTTATACGTTCGTGATAAAGAGGGGCAATTTAGAAGAAGATCAAAGTATAAAAATGTACTTAGAGATTATCCGCTAGAAATTGGCGATATCGGATTTCTGAAAGGCAGCAACTATAAAGTTACAGGTTTGCTAAAGAAAAAAGTGCATCCTAATTTTACTTGGACAGAGTTTATTCTGCAGAATGAAGCCAAAGAGTTTCTGTATCTTTCGCTTTCCAATGGGCATTGGATGATGCTTACCGAAATGGAGAATATTGCGGAATTAAAAGGAGGAGTTACAATTTTAGACCACGATGGCATAGATTACGATTTGTTTGAACATTCGGATGCTGAGATTATAGACGCGCAAGGTTTTTTTGATTTTGAACTTCCTCAAAACAAATACATTCATCTGGCTGAATTTATAAATCCGCCAAACATCATCTCTATAGAAAGGATGAACAATGTGCAATCGGCTTTTCATGGCGAGTATGTACCAAAAAGCGTTATTCAGAAAGCCTTTCCAAAAAGGACTATGCCTTATCAGTTTGGTGTAAACATGATTCAGCCGTCTCGTTTTGACCTTAGAAATACTGCCATTATTTTCTGTCTTTTCGCTTTATTGATCATAACCGCAAATTGGTACATTTATAAAGATCAGGTTGAGCAAAATGTTTTTAACAGTAAAATTAAGTTCAGCGAATTTGATAATAAAGAAATTACCAGTCCGTCTTTTGTGCTCAAAGGCGCTTCGGCTCCTATGACGATTAGTGTTTCGACTGAAGTTAGTAATTCATGGGCCAATATAAACATCGCTTTAATTAATGAAGATAATGGCGATGAAATTTATGCAAATAAAGACATAGAATACTATCATGGCTATTCTGATGGAGAATCTTGGACAGAAGGCAGCCAGTATGAAAAGTTTAATATCTGTGGTGTAAAAGGAGGAAAATACCATCTTTTGATTACGCCAATGAAAGCTCCAGAAGATCTTACCAATAGCGAAATGAATGTCAATGTGGTCTGGAACCAGCCTTCGAGTCGAAATCTAGGGTTAGTTATCTTAGCTATGGTTATAATTTATTTCATTATAAGATATTTTAGAAATCAATTTGAAAAAGAGAGATGGGCAGACAGTTCCTACTCGACCTATGAATAA
- a CDS encoding LysR substrate-binding domain-containing protein: MEIYQLQYFIKTAEVLHFTKAAELCFVTQSGLSQQIKKLEEELGMLLFKRIGKKVQLTEAGAVFLIHAKKVVENVENGKQAIEDLNEMIGGELRIGVTYIFGLLILPVVNAFAKRYQNLRIVVEYGTTEALEQKLINNELDLVLVISSHEIGPPIQKVPLFTSNMVMAVSKSHSLAALEKMPFKKIEEVPLILPGKGSNSREYVEALFVKHNMKPKISIELNSIHALLQMVENSDWATIVAEKALKGWEHSLKAIQITGVSTKRDSYMLTMGGYQKKAVKLFMEEFRKSINES; this comes from the coding sequence ATGGAAATTTATCAACTGCAATATTTTATCAAAACTGCTGAGGTTTTGCATTTTACCAAGGCTGCAGAGCTGTGTTTTGTTACACAATCGGGACTTTCTCAGCAAATAAAAAAGCTGGAAGAAGAACTTGGAATGCTATTGTTTAAGCGAATTGGAAAAAAAGTGCAGCTGACAGAAGCTGGTGCCGTATTTTTAATTCATGCTAAAAAAGTCGTTGAAAATGTAGAAAACGGAAAGCAGGCCATAGAAGATTTGAACGAAATGATTGGCGGAGAACTCCGAATTGGAGTAACCTACATTTTCGGATTATTGATTCTGCCTGTCGTAAATGCATTTGCCAAAAGATACCAGAATTTGAGGATAGTGGTAGAATATGGAACAACAGAAGCTTTAGAACAAAAACTGATTAATAATGAATTGGATTTGGTTTTAGTGATTTCGTCGCACGAAATTGGGCCTCCGATACAGAAAGTGCCTCTGTTTACGTCCAATATGGTTATGGCAGTTTCAAAATCGCATTCTTTGGCTGCATTAGAAAAAATGCCATTTAAGAAAATAGAAGAAGTTCCGTTGATCCTTCCCGGAAAAGGTTCCAATTCGCGTGAATATGTCGAAGCATTGTTTGTAAAGCACAACATGAAACCGAAAATTTCGATAGAGTTAAATTCGATTCATGCCTTACTGCAAATGGTAGAAAACAGCGACTGGGCAACCATTGTGGCAGAAAAAGCTTTGAAAGGCTGGGAGCATAGCCTTAAAGCCATTCAGATTACAGGAGTTTCAACCAAAAGAGATTCATATATGTTGACAATGGGAGGTTACCAGAAGAAGGCCGTAAAACTTTTCATGGAAGAATTTCGAAAAAGTATAAACGAATCTTAA
- a CDS encoding DUF350 domain-containing protein encodes MELFHAQPVVNSILYSFLGIVILLIGYYIIEKLTPENTWKEVVEKNNVAVAIVLAAFIIGISMIISAAIHG; translated from the coding sequence ATGGAATTATTTCACGCACAGCCAGTAGTAAACTCAATTCTTTATTCTTTTTTAGGAATTGTTATTTTATTAATCGGTTATTATATTATCGAAAAACTGACTCCTGAGAATACTTGGAAAGAAGTTGTAGAAAAAAATAATGTTGCTGTTGCCATTGTTTTGGCAGCATTTATCATTGGAATTTCCATGATTATTAGTGCCGCAATTCATGGGTAA
- a CDS encoding GNAT family N-acetyltransferase yields MEFFKTRNEDIDAVFNIYNEATAYQKTVNNKSWRGFERTLIEKEIAENRHFIIKEGNEVACTFVLTFNDLIIWKEASKDSAVYLHRIATNPKFRGQSYVKKIIEWTKEYAKENGKEYIRLDTHSGNERINKYYTSCGFTYKGISTIEWTNELPEHYKEGSFSLFEIKL; encoded by the coding sequence ATGGAATTTTTTAAAACTAGAAATGAAGATATCGACGCCGTTTTCAATATTTACAACGAAGCTACAGCTTATCAAAAAACAGTCAACAATAAAAGCTGGAGAGGTTTTGAAAGAACATTAATTGAAAAAGAAATTGCCGAAAATCGTCATTTTATAATCAAAGAAGGAAACGAAGTTGCTTGTACATTTGTACTCACTTTTAATGATTTAATTATCTGGAAAGAAGCCAGTAAAGATTCTGCAGTTTATTTACATCGCATTGCCACAAATCCAAAATTTAGAGGGCAGTCTTATGTCAAAAAAATTATAGAATGGACTAAAGAATATGCCAAAGAAAATGGTAAAGAATACATTAGACTAGACACACACAGCGGCAACGAAAGAATAAATAAGTACTACACGAGTTGTGGTTTCACCTACAAAGGAATAAGTACAATCGAATGGACAAATGAATTGCCAGAACATTACAAAGAAGGTTCTTTTAGTTTGTTTGAGATAAAGCTTTAG